The Bacteriovorax sp. Seq25_V genome window below encodes:
- a CDS encoding site-specific integrase, with the protein MDTKYTQAPEGGPSTNPAMAKIINWQTEFYDSLRAKGRSVNTLKNYKTDLDCFNQYLIEAQSSLDIEHFSIPQILEYGKYLEQKYTSDNSRRRRVQALRLFFDFMVEKNIFNHNPVKKVPTSPKFLDIPRPTSLSHVKTLWMHLLEQSRPKQAKIELLKIQRNQLIFLLIYGSGLKVSDIAGLRRDHFSFGKSPRVMIIHPKRDPYSVALPDVFQKIYESYVELLERVKKEHHLSFSHIFFNANAHRILNGGISARGIELIFDGWRKELMIDVTPKSLRQSAIFTWLHSDINESVIKEWLGVSPSYSLKLYRDHLESHVFSSHFIERCYLDLMGAGLL; encoded by the coding sequence ATGGATACGAAATATACACAGGCCCCTGAAGGCGGACCAAGCACTAACCCGGCCATGGCCAAGATCATCAACTGGCAAACAGAGTTCTATGACTCTCTTCGCGCCAAGGGCAGAAGTGTTAACACCCTTAAAAACTACAAGACAGATCTCGATTGTTTTAACCAGTACCTAATCGAGGCCCAAAGCTCCCTTGATATCGAGCATTTTAGTATCCCGCAAATTCTTGAGTATGGAAAATACCTCGAGCAAAAATACACGTCGGACAACTCTCGTCGCCGTCGAGTTCAGGCCCTGCGCCTCTTCTTTGACTTTATGGTTGAAAAAAATATTTTCAATCATAATCCGGTGAAAAAGGTTCCAACCTCTCCGAAGTTTCTTGATATCCCAAGACCAACATCTCTTTCGCACGTGAAGACACTTTGGATGCACCTGCTCGAGCAGTCTCGCCCGAAGCAAGCGAAAATCGAATTATTAAAAATTCAAAGAAACCAACTTATCTTTCTTCTAATTTATGGAAGTGGCCTCAAGGTTTCAGATATCGCAGGCCTTAGAAGAGATCACTTTAGTTTTGGAAAATCTCCGCGCGTGATGATTATTCACCCAAAGAGAGATCCATACTCTGTGGCCCTTCCAGATGTTTTCCAAAAAATTTACGAATCATATGTTGAACTTTTAGAGCGCGTAAAAAAAGAACATCACCTTTCTTTCTCGCATATCTTTTTCAATGCCAATGCTCACCGTATTTTAAATGGTGGTATCTCGGCTCGTGGAATCGAGTTGATTTTTGACGGTTGGAGAAAGGAGCTAATGATCGACGTAACGCCAAAGTCTTTAAGACAATCGGCAATCTTCACATGGCTTCATAGTGATATTAATGAATCAGTCATCAAAGAGTGGCTTGGAGTTTCACCTTCGTACTCACTAAAACTCTACCGCGACCACCTTGAGTCACATGTTTTTAGCAGTCACTTTATTGAAAGGTGTTATCTTGATTTAATGGGTGCAGGTCTCTTATAA